Proteins encoded together in one Aggregicoccus sp. 17bor-14 window:
- a CDS encoding enolase C-terminal domain-like protein → MAPSFPKHRGALPVTRVTPSAYTLPTDAPEADGTLAWSATTLVLVELEAGDAAGLGYTYADASAAELIARTLAPHLVGEDAFDVPACMAGLLTQVRNLGSGGLVAMALSALDAALWDAKARALGVPLVRLLGAARSRVPAYGSGGFTSYSVVQLQRQLAGWVEEGLSRVKMKVGSAPAEDPARVAAAREAVGPGTELFVDANGAYSRAQALALAERFAAQGVRWFEEPVSSDDLPGLALLCARVPPGMQVAAGEYGDRPPYFRRMLEQGSVHVLQADATRCLGVTGFLQADALCEAWGLPLSAHCAPSLHLHPAACARRLVHLEYFHDHARLEQRFFDGVVQPVDGALAPDLSRPGLGLTFKRADAAPFAVRGSA, encoded by the coding sequence ATGGCCCCGTCATTTCCGAAGCACCGCGGCGCCCTGCCCGTCACGCGCGTGACGCCGAGCGCGTACACGCTGCCCACGGATGCGCCCGAGGCGGACGGCACCCTCGCGTGGAGCGCCACCACGCTGGTGCTGGTGGAGCTCGAGGCGGGGGACGCGGCGGGGCTGGGCTACACCTACGCGGACGCGAGCGCGGCGGAGCTCATCGCCCGCACGCTCGCTCCCCACCTGGTGGGCGAGGACGCCTTCGACGTGCCCGCCTGCATGGCGGGGCTGCTCACCCAGGTGCGCAACCTCGGCAGCGGAGGCCTGGTGGCCATGGCGCTCTCCGCGCTGGACGCGGCCCTGTGGGACGCGAAGGCGCGCGCTTTGGGCGTGCCCCTGGTGCGGCTGCTGGGCGCCGCGCGCTCGCGCGTGCCCGCGTACGGCAGCGGCGGCTTCACCTCGTATTCCGTGGTGCAGCTGCAGCGCCAGCTCGCCGGCTGGGTGGAGGAGGGCTTGAGCCGCGTGAAGATGAAGGTGGGCAGCGCGCCGGCGGAGGACCCGGCGCGCGTGGCGGCGGCGCGCGAGGCGGTGGGCCCCGGCACCGAGCTCTTCGTGGACGCGAACGGCGCGTACTCGCGCGCCCAGGCGCTCGCGCTCGCCGAGCGCTTCGCCGCGCAGGGCGTGCGCTGGTTCGAGGAGCCCGTGAGCAGCGATGACCTGCCGGGGCTCGCGCTCCTGTGCGCGCGCGTGCCGCCGGGGATGCAGGTGGCCGCGGGCGAGTACGGGGACCGCCCCCCCTACTTCCGGCGCATGCTGGAGCAGGGCAGCGTGCACGTGCTGCAGGCGGACGCCACGCGCTGCCTCGGCGTCACCGGCTTCCTGCAGGCGGACGCGCTGTGCGAGGCGTGGGGGCTGCCGCTCTCCGCGCACTGCGCCCCCAGCCTGCACCTGCACCCGGCGGCGTGTGCGCGCAGGCTCGTGCACCTCGAGTACTTCCACGACCACGCGCGGCTCGAGCAGCGCTTCTTCGACGGCGTGGTGCAGCCGGTGGACGGCGCGCTCGCGCCGGACCTCTCCCGCCCCGGCCTGGGGCTCACCTTCAAGCGCGCGGACGCCGCGCCCTTCGCCGTGAGAGGAAGCGCATGA
- a CDS encoding TIGR02587 family membrane protein, which produces MARAQATDGGQGLERSFGVGLARAFGGALLFALPMLMTMEMWELGSTMARGRLLLLVLALLPLLYGLAHFMGFEEADAFRQAAVDALVAFAVGVLSSALFLFLFGLLTPQMCASEWVGRIALQAVPGSIGALLAQAQLGQGRGEEGRKRRQAGPAGEYFYLAAGALFLSLNMAPTEEMVLITYRMGPGRVLALALLSVAVMHAWVYALEFRGQEQMPEGTPRGGALWRYTVPGYAISLLISAYVLWTFGSFDGMSFADMLQSSVVLGFPASVGAAAARLIL; this is translated from the coding sequence GTGGCGCGTGCGCAGGCGACAGACGGCGGGCAGGGCCTCGAGCGGAGCTTCGGGGTGGGGCTCGCGCGCGCCTTCGGGGGCGCGCTGCTCTTCGCGCTGCCCATGCTGATGACGATGGAGATGTGGGAGCTGGGCTCCACCATGGCGCGCGGGCGGCTGCTGCTGCTGGTGCTCGCGCTGCTGCCGCTGCTCTACGGGCTCGCGCACTTCATGGGCTTCGAGGAGGCGGACGCCTTCCGGCAGGCGGCGGTGGACGCGCTGGTGGCCTTTGCGGTGGGCGTGCTCTCCAGCGCCCTCTTCCTCTTCCTCTTCGGGCTGCTCACGCCGCAGATGTGCGCGAGCGAGTGGGTGGGGCGCATCGCGCTGCAGGCGGTGCCCGGCAGCATCGGGGCGCTGCTCGCGCAGGCGCAGCTGGGGCAGGGCCGGGGCGAGGAGGGGCGCAAGCGGCGACAGGCGGGCCCCGCGGGCGAGTACTTCTACCTCGCGGCCGGCGCGCTCTTCCTCAGCCTCAACATGGCGCCCACCGAGGAGATGGTGCTCATCACCTACCGGATGGGGCCGGGGCGGGTGCTCGCGCTCGCGCTGCTGAGCGTGGCGGTGATGCACGCGTGGGTGTACGCGCTCGAGTTCCGCGGGCAGGAGCAGATGCCCGAGGGGACGCCGCGCGGCGGCGCCCTGTGGCGCTACACCGTGCCGGGCTATGCGATCTCGCTGCTCATCAGCGCCTACGTGCTGTGGACCTTCGGCAGCTTCGACGGGATGTCCTTCGCGGACATGCTGCAGTCCAGCGTGGTGCTGGGCTTTCCCGCGTCGGTGGGCGCCGCGGCGGCCCGCCTCATCCTCTGA
- the coxB gene encoding cytochrome c oxidase subunit II, with translation MNELIRRLLFLPEQGSTLALRSDHLHFFILVVSFTGAFLVGAVGLVFLVRYRKREELAITPHLEAPPWLEGIFIGVPLAFFLLWFVLGLRDYTWANEPPADAMDVYVTGKQWMWKFSYPDGPSEAGVLKVPAGRPVRLLITSRDVVHSFFVPDFRMKKDAVPGRYTQLWFEAPRPGRHEVLCAEYCGLDHSLMRAQVEVLSPEDFERWRSEEGERQRQQHPPEAQEAASPPMASRGERVAAEAGCLKCHSVDGSAHIGPTFLALYGREEVLEDGRVRVDEAYLTESMMQPAARVVRGYLPVMPSYFGRLSVGEVASLVEYIKSLRPSGPPPATPQEPAYVPARK, from the coding sequence GTGAACGAGCTCATCCGCCGGCTGCTCTTCCTGCCCGAGCAGGGCTCCACGCTCGCGCTGCGCTCGGACCACCTGCACTTCTTCATCCTGGTGGTGAGCTTCACCGGGGCCTTCCTGGTGGGAGCGGTGGGCCTGGTGTTCCTGGTGCGCTACCGAAAGCGCGAGGAGCTGGCCATCACGCCGCACCTCGAGGCGCCGCCCTGGCTGGAGGGGATCTTCATCGGCGTGCCGCTGGCCTTCTTCCTCCTCTGGTTCGTGCTCGGCCTGCGCGACTACACGTGGGCGAACGAGCCGCCGGCGGACGCGATGGACGTGTACGTGACGGGCAAGCAGTGGATGTGGAAGTTCAGCTACCCGGACGGCCCCTCGGAGGCCGGGGTGCTCAAGGTGCCCGCGGGGCGGCCCGTGCGGCTGCTCATCACCTCGCGCGACGTGGTGCACTCCTTCTTCGTGCCAGACTTCCGGATGAAGAAGGACGCGGTGCCCGGGCGCTACACGCAGCTGTGGTTCGAGGCGCCCAGGCCCGGCCGCCACGAGGTGCTGTGCGCGGAGTACTGCGGGCTGGACCACTCGCTGATGCGCGCGCAGGTGGAGGTGCTCTCGCCCGAGGACTTCGAGCGCTGGCGCAGCGAGGAGGGCGAGCGCCAGCGCCAGCAGCACCCGCCCGAGGCCCAGGAAGCCGCGAGCCCGCCGATGGCGTCGCGCGGCGAGCGCGTGGCGGCGGAGGCCGGCTGCCTCAAGTGCCACAGCGTGGACGGCTCGGCGCACATCGGCCCCACCTTCCTCGCGCTCTACGGGCGCGAGGAGGTGCTGGAGGACGGCCGGGTGCGCGTGGACGAGGCCTATCTCACGGAGTCGATGATGCAGCCCGCGGCCCGCGTGGTGCGCGGCTACCTGCCCGTGATGCCCAGCTACTTCGGGCGGCTCTCGGTGGGCGAGGTGGCCTCGCTCGTGGAGTACATCAAGTCGCTGCGTCCCTCCGGGCCCCCGCCCGCGACGCCGCAGGAGCCTGCGTATGTTCCCGCCCGCAAATGA
- a CDS encoding cytochrome c oxidase subunit 3 produces MSLEPASPPVVPQASHFGSDAAREQAAHVGMWVFLATEVLLFAALFTAYAVYRVDYPETFRAAREHMKVGIGTANTYLLVTSSICVAFAVWSVRQERTGLATFLLLCAVVLGLGFLTLKGVEYAAHVREGALPGRWYALEEFPRPGASLYFTLYFVMTGVHALHVLVGVGVLSVLTVQTAWGKYSGRYHTPLELGGMYWHLVDVIWLFVWPLLYLV; encoded by the coding sequence ATGTCTCTTGAGCCCGCGTCTCCACCGGTGGTCCCGCAGGCGAGCCACTTCGGCTCGGACGCGGCGCGCGAGCAGGCGGCGCACGTGGGGATGTGGGTGTTCCTCGCGACCGAGGTGCTGCTCTTCGCGGCGCTCTTCACCGCGTACGCCGTGTACCGGGTGGACTACCCCGAGACCTTCCGCGCCGCGCGCGAGCACATGAAGGTGGGCATCGGCACCGCCAACACCTACCTGCTCGTCACCAGCAGCATCTGCGTGGCCTTCGCGGTGTGGAGCGTGCGCCAGGAGCGCACGGGGCTCGCGACCTTCCTGCTCTTGTGCGCGGTGGTGCTGGGGCTGGGCTTCCTCACGCTCAAGGGCGTGGAGTACGCGGCGCACGTGCGCGAGGGCGCGCTGCCCGGCCGCTGGTACGCGCTGGAGGAGTTCCCCCGGCCCGGCGCGAGCCTCTACTTCACCCTCTACTTCGTGATGACGGGCGTGCACGCGCTGCACGTGCTCGTCGGGGTGGGCGTGCTCAGCGTGCTCACCGTGCAGACCGCGTGGGGCAAGTACAGCGGGCGCTACCACACGCCGCTGGAGCTGGGCGGCATGTACTGGCACCTCGTGGACGTCATCTGGCTCTTCGTCTGGCCGCTGCTCTACCTCGTGTGA
- a CDS encoding cytochrome c, which produces MSARALLPLLLLLAACEDREPMTRQARDDAYRPSDFFEDGRVMRPLVAGTVSQEGYRHERGLPPTGTPDAGYPAALPLPLTRALMEEGRSRYEVYCAACHGLLADGQSVVAQNMALRLPPALVGPRAQRGAPDGGAGGPGALPHPPGYYFAVMTEGYGLMPSYAETLAPRERWAVVAYLQALALSQAAPLALAPPDVQARLREEGR; this is translated from the coding sequence ATGAGCGCGCGCGCTCTTCTCCCCCTGCTGCTCCTGCTCGCCGCGTGCGAGGACCGCGAGCCGATGACGCGGCAGGCGCGCGACGACGCGTACCGCCCGAGCGACTTCTTCGAGGACGGGCGCGTGATGCGGCCGCTGGTGGCGGGCACGGTGTCGCAGGAGGGCTACCGCCACGAGCGGGGCCTGCCGCCCACCGGCACGCCGGACGCGGGCTACCCGGCCGCGCTGCCCCTGCCCCTCACCCGCGCGCTGATGGAGGAGGGCCGCTCGCGCTACGAGGTGTACTGCGCCGCGTGCCACGGGCTGCTCGCGGATGGGCAGAGCGTGGTCGCGCAGAACATGGCGCTGCGCCTCCCGCCGGCGCTGGTGGGGCCGCGGGCGCAGCGCGGCGCGCCGGACGGAGGCGCGGGGGGCCCGGGCGCGCTGCCGCACCCGCCCGGCTACTACTTCGCGGTGATGACGGAGGGCTACGGGCTGATGCCCTCGTACGCCGAGACGCTCGCGCCGCGCGAGCGCTGGGCGGTGGTGGCCTACCTGCAGGCGCTCGCGCTGAGCCAGGCGGCGCCGCTCGCGCTCGCCCCACCGGACGTGCAGGCGCGGCTGCGGGAGGAGGGACGATGA
- a CDS encoding cytochrome C oxidase subunit IV family protein: MSAEAPEKKEAGPGLLLLVGVALLALTTLTYALSHVELGRWAVPVALAIAATKAGLIAAIYMHLHERRGSAPLIAATAVLFVALLAGLASLESATRFEPTRPPGPFRVPPISAHGNEPLPPAAPVPGMPPDPKLSP, from the coding sequence ATGTCCGCTGAGGCGCCAGAGAAGAAGGAGGCCGGGCCCGGGCTGCTCCTGCTCGTGGGCGTCGCGCTGCTCGCGCTCACCACGCTCACCTATGCGCTCTCGCACGTGGAGCTGGGCAGGTGGGCGGTGCCGGTGGCGCTCGCCATCGCCGCGACGAAGGCGGGGCTCATCGCCGCCATCTACATGCACCTGCACGAGCGGCGCGGCAGCGCGCCCCTCATCGCCGCCACCGCGGTGCTCTTCGTCGCGCTGCTCGCGGGGCTCGCCTCGCTGGAGAGCGCCACCCGCTTCGAGCCCACCCGGCCGCCCGGCCCTTTCCGCGTGCCGCCCATCTCGGCCCACGGCAACGAGCCGCTGCCGCCCGCAGCGCCCGTCCCCGGCATGCCGCCGGACCCGAAGCTCTCGCCGTGA
- a CDS encoding DUF892 family protein — translation MLERMARNSREKTLDFLNERLAFERAGVKLYDRVLEVMASRASEDTERIRSTMQQHRDEEKEHEEWLEAQVRSLGGDAHATTERSELVTRESKGIEEVVMSDAQLPHLFHALLAAELVDNAGWDLLAQLADEAGDHEAERAFKKRLHEEEDHLVYVRKIVEKLSLRDLLGEDAKLPRSDGLLGMLS, via the coding sequence ATGCTGGAGAGGATGGCGAGAAACAGCCGGGAGAAGACGCTCGACTTCCTGAACGAGCGGCTCGCGTTCGAGCGGGCGGGAGTGAAGCTGTACGACCGCGTGCTCGAGGTGATGGCGAGCCGCGCCTCCGAGGACACCGAGCGCATCCGCAGCACGATGCAGCAGCACCGCGACGAGGAGAAGGAGCACGAGGAGTGGCTCGAGGCGCAGGTCCGCTCGCTGGGCGGAGACGCGCACGCCACCACCGAGCGCTCGGAGTTGGTGACGCGCGAGTCCAAGGGCATCGAGGAGGTGGTGATGAGCGATGCGCAGCTGCCGCACCTCTTCCACGCGCTGCTCGCGGCGGAGTTGGTGGACAACGCGGGGTGGGACCTGCTCGCGCAGCTGGCGGACGAGGCGGGGGACCACGAGGCCGAGCGCGCCTTCAAGAAGCGGCTGCACGAGGAGGAGGACCACCTGGTCTACGTGCGCAAGATCGTGGAGAAGCTCTCCCTGCGCGACCTGCTCGGCGAGGACGCGAAGCTGCCGCGCTCCGACGGGCTGCTCGGCATGCTGAGCTGA
- a CDS encoding cbb3-type cytochrome c oxidase subunit I produces MFPPANDPPRAHSHPAVSYLDSERTVWSWLTTHDHKRIGVMFLGLLVFMLFLGGVFALALRVELLTPGRTIMSHEAYNRAFTLHGVIMVWLFLIPSIPSSFGNFLLPLMVGAKDVAFPRLNLLSLYLFVLGAVMVVWALVQGGADTGWTFYTPFSTSTPSEVLPVLLGVFVVGFSTILTGLNFIATVHTMRAPDVTWMKMPLFVWGIYGTSIIQVLATPVLGMVLLLVAFERVAGVGLFDPARGGDPLLYQHLFWFYSHPAVYIMVLPGMGVVSELVCACSRKNALSYRMIVWSTLGIAFVGFFTWGHHMFVSGQSTFGVGVFSVLSMLVAIFTAIKVFAWVGTLYRGSIAITAPLAYVLGFIFFIVFGGLTGVAVAVASLDQHWHDTYFVVAHFHFIMVGASLMAFLAALHYWFPKMFGRRYPEGLGVGVAMLIVFGFIATFVPQFLLGNMGMPRRYAEYPERFQSLHVASTAGASLLGFGFLAILIYLVWSLRHGAVASANPWASRGYEWMTQSPPPPHNFHEVPRHPDGPHQYDVPGVPHVS; encoded by the coding sequence ATGTTCCCGCCCGCAAATGACCCGCCGCGCGCGCACAGCCACCCCGCCGTGAGCTACCTCGACTCCGAGCGCACGGTGTGGAGCTGGCTCACCACGCACGACCACAAGCGCATCGGGGTGATGTTCCTCGGGCTGCTCGTGTTCATGCTCTTCCTGGGCGGCGTGTTCGCGCTCGCGCTGCGCGTGGAGCTGCTCACGCCCGGGCGCACCATCATGAGCCACGAGGCCTACAACCGCGCCTTCACCCTGCACGGGGTGATCATGGTGTGGCTGTTCCTCATCCCCTCCATCCCCTCCTCCTTCGGCAACTTCCTGCTGCCCTTGATGGTGGGGGCGAAGGACGTGGCCTTCCCGCGCCTCAACCTGCTCTCGCTCTACCTCTTCGTGCTCGGCGCGGTGATGGTGGTGTGGGCGCTGGTGCAGGGCGGCGCGGACACCGGCTGGACCTTCTACACCCCCTTCAGCACCAGCACGCCGAGCGAGGTGCTGCCGGTGCTGCTGGGCGTGTTCGTGGTGGGCTTCAGCACCATCCTCACGGGGCTCAACTTCATCGCCACCGTGCACACCATGCGCGCGCCGGACGTGACGTGGATGAAGATGCCGCTCTTCGTGTGGGGCATCTACGGCACCTCCATCATCCAGGTGCTGGCGACGCCGGTGCTGGGGATGGTGCTCTTGCTCGTCGCCTTCGAGCGGGTGGCGGGCGTGGGGCTCTTCGACCCGGCGCGCGGCGGCGACCCCCTGCTCTACCAGCACCTGTTCTGGTTCTACAGCCACCCGGCCGTCTACATCATGGTGCTGCCGGGCATGGGCGTGGTGAGCGAGCTGGTGTGCGCGTGCAGCCGCAAGAACGCGCTGAGCTACCGGATGATCGTCTGGAGCACGCTGGGCATCGCCTTCGTGGGCTTCTTCACCTGGGGCCACCACATGTTCGTGTCCGGGCAGAGCACCTTCGGCGTGGGGGTGTTCTCGGTCTTGAGCATGCTGGTGGCCATCTTCACCGCCATCAAGGTGTTCGCCTGGGTGGGCACGCTGTACCGCGGCAGCATCGCGATCACCGCACCGCTCGCCTACGTGCTGGGCTTCATCTTCTTCATCGTCTTCGGCGGGCTCACCGGCGTGGCGGTGGCCGTGGCCTCGCTGGACCAGCACTGGCACGACACCTACTTCGTCGTGGCGCACTTCCACTTCATCATGGTGGGCGCGAGCCTCATGGCCTTCCTCGCCGCGCTGCACTACTGGTTCCCCAAGATGTTCGGCCGCCGCTACCCGGAGGGGCTGGGCGTGGGCGTGGCGATGCTCATCGTCTTCGGCTTCATCGCCACCTTCGTGCCCCAGTTCCTGCTCGGCAACATGGGCATGCCGCGCCGCTACGCCGAGTACCCGGAGCGCTTCCAGTCCCTGCACGTGGCGAGCACCGCGGGCGCGAGCCTGCTGGGCTTCGGCTTCCTCGCCATCCTCATCTACCTGGTGTGGAGCCTGCGCCACGGCGCGGTGGCCAGCGCGAACCCGTGGGCGAGCCGCGGCTACGAGTGGATGACGCAGTCGCCGCCCCCGCCGCACAACTTCCACGAGGTGCCGCGCCACCCGGACGGGCCGCACCAGTACGACGTGCCGGGGGTGCCCCATGTCTCTTGA
- a CDS encoding DUF3341 domain-containing protein — protein MRRWVLAEFTSSEALLACVRALRQKGFRRLDLYSPFPLEEAPEALGLPPSRIGWVALAAGLGGALFAYVAQAFTNAVDWPLIVGSRPMHAAPAFIPITFELAVLSASGGIFFGLMALFGFPRVAHPVFELEAFKSATSDGFWVSITFDTADTAQAPEVERALEALRTQGARQVSVLEEPA, from the coding sequence ATGAGGCGCTGGGTGCTCGCGGAGTTCACCTCGTCCGAGGCGCTGCTCGCCTGCGTGCGGGCGCTGCGGCAGAAGGGCTTTCGCCGCCTGGACCTCTACTCCCCCTTCCCGCTGGAGGAGGCGCCCGAGGCGCTGGGGCTTCCCCCCTCGCGCATCGGCTGGGTGGCGCTGGCGGCGGGGCTGGGCGGGGCGCTCTTCGCCTACGTGGCGCAGGCCTTCACCAACGCGGTGGACTGGCCGCTCATCGTGGGCAGCCGGCCGATGCACGCGGCCCCCGCCTTCATCCCCATCACCTTCGAGCTGGCGGTGCTCAGCGCCTCCGGGGGCATCTTCTTCGGGCTGATGGCGCTGTTCGGCTTCCCGCGCGTGGCGCACCCGGTGTTCGAGCTGGAGGCCTTCAAGAGCGCCACCAGCGACGGCTTCTGGGTGAGCATCACCTTCGACACCGCCGACACGGCGCAGGCTCCCGAGGTGGAGCGCGCGCTCGAGGCGCTGCGCACGCAGGGCGCACGGCAGGTGAGCGTGCTGGAGGAGCCGGCATGA
- the nrfD gene encoding NrfD/PsrC family molybdoenzyme membrane anchor subunit, giving the protein MSEPKPDVPAPGDPLLDAPLIEGRHSDAEYTRSLLAYVHAPPSRAWWVLFGLCLAGTALLVVTITVTLVKGVGTWGVQIPVAWGFAITNFVWWIGIGHAGTLISAILLLMQEKWRSSINRMAEAMTLFAVMCAGLFPLLHLGRPWKFYYLVPYPSVLHMWPQFRSPLTWDIAAVSTYLTVSLLFWYLGLMPDLATARDTAKSRFAQRAYAVFALGWRGSARHWQHWRKGYLLLAGLATPLVVSVHTIVSFDFAVAQLPGWHSTIMPPYFVAGAVFSGFAMVLTLVIPARAALGVRHVVTARHLDMMARVLLATSWMVAYGYLQEHFLGWYSGDDFEMRVLSELRTGPYQPLFWLILFCNVLVPQLFWSARARAAPLVLWVASVLVNVGMWTERFLIVVPGLSRDFLPSSWQLFHPTWVDWGLLVGTLGFFGAAFLVFLKLVPPVPVSELKELQREVDGSLAFRERLERELKDREQQEARA; this is encoded by the coding sequence GTGAGCGAGCCCAAGCCGGACGTGCCCGCGCCGGGCGACCCGCTGCTGGACGCCCCACTCATCGAGGGGCGCCACTCGGACGCCGAGTACACGCGCTCGCTGCTCGCCTACGTGCACGCGCCGCCGTCACGCGCGTGGTGGGTGCTCTTCGGGCTGTGCCTCGCGGGCACCGCCCTGCTGGTGGTCACCATCACGGTGACGCTGGTGAAGGGCGTGGGGACCTGGGGCGTGCAGATCCCGGTGGCCTGGGGCTTCGCCATCACCAACTTCGTGTGGTGGATCGGCATCGGGCACGCCGGCACGCTCATCAGCGCCATCCTGCTGCTGATGCAGGAGAAGTGGCGCAGCTCCATCAACCGCATGGCGGAGGCGATGACGCTGTTCGCGGTGATGTGCGCGGGGCTCTTTCCGCTGCTGCACCTGGGCCGCCCGTGGAAGTTCTACTACCTGGTCCCCTACCCCAGCGTGCTGCACATGTGGCCGCAGTTCCGCTCGCCGCTCACCTGGGACATCGCGGCGGTGAGCACCTACCTCACCGTGTCCTTGCTGTTCTGGTACCTCGGGCTGATGCCGGACCTGGCGACCGCACGCGACACGGCGAAGAGCCGCTTCGCGCAGCGCGCCTACGCGGTGTTCGCGCTGGGCTGGCGCGGCAGCGCGCGGCACTGGCAGCACTGGCGCAAGGGCTACCTGCTGCTCGCGGGGCTCGCGACCCCGCTGGTGGTGAGCGTGCACACCATCGTGTCCTTCGACTTCGCGGTGGCGCAGCTGCCGGGCTGGCACAGCACCATCATGCCGCCCTACTTCGTGGCGGGCGCGGTGTTCAGCGGCTTCGCCATGGTGCTCACCCTGGTCATCCCGGCGCGCGCCGCGCTGGGCGTGCGCCACGTGGTGACGGCGCGGCACCTGGACATGATGGCGCGCGTGCTGCTCGCCACCAGCTGGATGGTGGCCTACGGCTACCTGCAGGAGCACTTCCTCGGCTGGTACAGCGGGGACGACTTCGAGATGCGCGTGCTCTCGGAGCTGCGCACCGGGCCCTACCAGCCGCTCTTCTGGCTCATCCTCTTCTGCAACGTGCTGGTGCCGCAGCTGTTCTGGAGCGCGCGGGCACGGGCCGCGCCGCTGGTGCTGTGGGTGGCCTCGGTGCTGGTGAACGTGGGCATGTGGACCGAGCGCTTCCTCATCGTGGTGCCGGGTCTCAGCCGCGACTTCCTGCCCTCCAGCTGGCAGCTCTTCCATCCCACCTGGGTGGACTGGGGGCTGCTGGTGGGCACGCTGGGCTTCTTCGGCGCCGCCTTCCTCGTCTTCCTCAAGCTGGTGCCCCCGGTGCCCGTGAGCGAGCTCAAGGAGCTGCAGCGCGAGGTGGACGGCTCGCTTGCGTTCCGGGAGCGCCTCGAGCGCGAGCTGAAGGACAGGGAGCAGCAGGAGGCGCGGGCATGA
- a CDS encoding glutathione S-transferase family protein, with amino-acid sequence MLTLYGFSRVNRIAHGRTRDLRILWALEEMGLPYRIEGMDHPAGDFSSEAFRALNPFQQLPVLDDDGVVLSESGAILLHLARKSGKLYAPDEAGQASVLRWCFVALSTLEPPLAFFDVLSWDMMKGPAQQRDFVQGWAGRHLGGLERWLEGREFVATEEFTVADLLVSHVLSLAQEPALLAPCPRVAAYRERCLARPAWAKVRAAYEARVQKD; translated from the coding sequence ATGCTCACCCTCTACGGATTCTCCCGCGTCAACCGCATCGCCCACGGCAGGACCCGCGACCTGCGCATCCTCTGGGCGTTGGAAGAGATGGGCCTGCCCTACCGCATCGAGGGCATGGACCACCCGGCCGGGGACTTCTCCTCGGAGGCGTTCCGAGCGCTCAACCCCTTCCAGCAGCTCCCGGTGCTCGACGACGACGGCGTCGTGCTGAGCGAGTCCGGAGCCATCCTGCTCCACCTCGCGCGCAAGTCCGGCAAGCTCTACGCGCCGGACGAGGCCGGGCAGGCCAGCGTGCTGCGCTGGTGCTTCGTGGCGCTCAGCACGCTGGAGCCGCCGCTCGCCTTCTTCGACGTGCTCTCCTGGGACATGATGAAGGGCCCCGCGCAGCAGCGCGACTTCGTCCAGGGCTGGGCGGGCCGCCACCTCGGCGGGCTCGAGCGCTGGCTCGAGGGCCGCGAGTTCGTGGCGACGGAGGAGTTCACGGTCGCCGACCTCCTGGTGTCGCACGTGCTCAGCCTCGCGCAGGAGCCGGCGCTGCTTGCGCCCTGCCCGCGCGTGGCGGCCTACCGCGAGCGCTGCCTCGCGCGTCCCGCCTGGGCGAAGGTGCGCGCGGCGTACGAGGCCCGCGTCCAGAAGGACTGA